Proteins from a genomic interval of Siniperca chuatsi isolate FFG_IHB_CAS linkage group LG10, ASM2008510v1, whole genome shotgun sequence:
- the aaas gene encoding aladin isoform X1, which translates to MCSLALFPPPLPSGQTTLCESNNELLSGTTNGDRLKQESSPLSLYFPRESLKLHSRTESSSKAAFLDHSETLWMRSAAAWRDGGFTGLLNEITNSHTEVPKWLSVSSGCTLALLRRVSSFHGSLFPHLTLSSEDMIAEFSQVLNWSDCVVRAFAWHPHTDKFAVALLDDSIKIYNPKSATTPTLKHRLQRSVAAVQWKPLCASALAVACQNCLLVWHVDPCSLSTRPSSGCAQVLSHPGHSPVTSIAWSPSGSLLVSASPMDTAMMVWDVAAESCVPLQRVGGGGVTFLSWSPDGSHVLASTPSALFRVWETRMWTCERWPCVKGRCQSGCWSPDGSRLLFTVQGETVIYALTFTDTAAGIPTSTSKGPKAAAVVADLSETTFNTPDGDIIVGGEIQSLAWDPTGERLAVLLKGDPQAADRCAIIAVFKTRTNPIFELLPCGFVQGEPGAEPRLMQFHPNFQHGALLSVCWSSGRITHVPFYFLSADVPHFGLGGSPSLPRPQARPTDFANQSLFTELIS; encoded by the exons ATGTGCTCTCTGGCTCTGTTTCCCCCTCCGCTGCCCTCCGGACAGACCACTCTGTGCGAGTCCAACAACGAGCTGCTGTCAGGAACCACTAATGGAGACCGACTGAAACAG gaGTCCAGTCCTCTGAGTTTGTATTTCCCCCGAGAGTCTCTGAAGCTCCACAGTCGCACAGAAAGCAGCAGCAAGGCAGCCTTCCTGGACCACTCTGAAACACTGTGGATGAGAAGTGCAGCAGCATG GCGGGATGGTGGCTTCACGGGGCTGCTCAATGAAATTACCAACTCGCATACAGAGG TGCCTAAATGGCTGTCAGTGAGTTCTGGTTGTACACTGGCGTTGCTCCGAAGGGTCTCTTCCTTTCACGGCTCCCTGTTTCCTCATCTCACA TTGAGCAGTGAGGACATGATTGCTGAGTTTTCACAAGTGCTGAACTG GTCTGACTGTGTGGTGCGAGCCTTTGCCTGGCATCCTCATACAGATAAATTTGCTGTAGCCCTACTGGACGACTCCATTAAGATCTACAACCCCAAAAG TGCCACAACTCCCACACTGAAGCACCGTCTACAGAGGagtgttgcagcagtgcagTGGAAGCCGCTGTGTGCATCTGCCCTCGCTGTTGCTTGTCAAAACTGTTTACTGGTCTGGCATGTGGACCCCTGCTCACTGTCAACCAG GCCTTCGTCTGGTTGTGCTCAAGTCTTGTCTCATCCCGGCCACTCTCCCGTCACTTCCATCGCCTGGTCTCCAAGCGGATCTCTCCTTGTGTCGGCGTCGCCCATGGACACTGCGATGATG GTTTGGGATGTAGCTGCAGAAAGCTGTGTGCCACTTCAGCGTGTTGGAGGAGGCGGGGTCACCTTCCTGTCCTGGTCCCCTGACGGCAGCCATGTCCTGGCTTCTACACCGTCTGCCCTGTTCAG GGTTTGGGAGACCAGGATGTGGACCTGTGAGCGATGGCCATGTGTGAAAGGGCGCTGCCAG TCTGGCTGTTGGAGTCCAGATGGGAGTCGACTTCTCTTCACTGTACAGGGAGAGACGGTCATCTATGCTCTGACCTTCACTGATACAGCAG CAGGCATACCTACAAGCACATCAAAAGGGCCaaaggcagcagcagtggtggctGACCTATCAGAGACGACCTTTAACACACCAGATGGAGACATCAT CGTTGGTGGAGAGATCCAGTCTTTAGCGTGGGACCCAACAGGAGAGAGGCTTGCCGTGCTTCTTAAAG GTGATCCACAGGCAGCAGACCGGTGTGCTATCATAGCCGTGTTTAAGACAAGAACCAACCCCATTTTTGAGCTTTTGCCATG TGGTTTTGTTCAAGGGGAGCCCGGCGCAGAGCCGAGACTGATGCAGTTCCACCCAAATTTCCAGCACGGAGCTCTGCTCAGTGTG TGTTGGTCCAGTGGAAGAATTACCCACGTGCCTTTCTACTTCCTGAGCGCTGACGTCCCCCATTTTGGTCTTGGTGGCAGTCCGTCACTGCCGCGCCCTCAAGCAAGGCCTACAGACTTTGCCAATCAGTCGCTCTTTACGGAGCTCATCTCTTGA
- the aaas gene encoding aladin isoform X2, translating into MCSLALFPPPLPSGQTTLCESNNELLSGTTNGDRLKQESSPLSLYFPRESLKLHSRTESSSKAAFLDHSETLWMRSAAAWRDGGFTGLLNEITNSHTEVPKWLSVSSGCTLALLRRVSSFHGSLFPHLTLSSEDMIAEFSQVLNWSDCVVRAFAWHPHTDKFAVALLDDSIKIYNPKSATTPTLKHRLQRSVAAVQWKPLCASALAVACQNCLLVWHVDPCSLSTRPSSGCAQVLSHPGHSPVTSIAWSPSGSLLVSASPMDTAMMVWDVAAESCVPLQRVGGGGVTFLSWSPDGSHVLASTPSALFRVWETRMWTCERWPCVKGRCQSGCWSPDGSRLLFTVQGETVIYALTFTDTAGIPTSTSKGPKAAAVVADLSETTFNTPDGDIIVGGEIQSLAWDPTGERLAVLLKGDPQAADRCAIIAVFKTRTNPIFELLPCGFVQGEPGAEPRLMQFHPNFQHGALLSVCWSSGRITHVPFYFLSADVPHFGLGGSPSLPRPQARPTDFANQSLFTELIS; encoded by the exons ATGTGCTCTCTGGCTCTGTTTCCCCCTCCGCTGCCCTCCGGACAGACCACTCTGTGCGAGTCCAACAACGAGCTGCTGTCAGGAACCACTAATGGAGACCGACTGAAACAG gaGTCCAGTCCTCTGAGTTTGTATTTCCCCCGAGAGTCTCTGAAGCTCCACAGTCGCACAGAAAGCAGCAGCAAGGCAGCCTTCCTGGACCACTCTGAAACACTGTGGATGAGAAGTGCAGCAGCATG GCGGGATGGTGGCTTCACGGGGCTGCTCAATGAAATTACCAACTCGCATACAGAGG TGCCTAAATGGCTGTCAGTGAGTTCTGGTTGTACACTGGCGTTGCTCCGAAGGGTCTCTTCCTTTCACGGCTCCCTGTTTCCTCATCTCACA TTGAGCAGTGAGGACATGATTGCTGAGTTTTCACAAGTGCTGAACTG GTCTGACTGTGTGGTGCGAGCCTTTGCCTGGCATCCTCATACAGATAAATTTGCTGTAGCCCTACTGGACGACTCCATTAAGATCTACAACCCCAAAAG TGCCACAACTCCCACACTGAAGCACCGTCTACAGAGGagtgttgcagcagtgcagTGGAAGCCGCTGTGTGCATCTGCCCTCGCTGTTGCTTGTCAAAACTGTTTACTGGTCTGGCATGTGGACCCCTGCTCACTGTCAACCAG GCCTTCGTCTGGTTGTGCTCAAGTCTTGTCTCATCCCGGCCACTCTCCCGTCACTTCCATCGCCTGGTCTCCAAGCGGATCTCTCCTTGTGTCGGCGTCGCCCATGGACACTGCGATGATG GTTTGGGATGTAGCTGCAGAAAGCTGTGTGCCACTTCAGCGTGTTGGAGGAGGCGGGGTCACCTTCCTGTCCTGGTCCCCTGACGGCAGCCATGTCCTGGCTTCTACACCGTCTGCCCTGTTCAG GGTTTGGGAGACCAGGATGTGGACCTGTGAGCGATGGCCATGTGTGAAAGGGCGCTGCCAG TCTGGCTGTTGGAGTCCAGATGGGAGTCGACTTCTCTTCACTGTACAGGGAGAGACGGTCATCTATGCTCTGACCTTCACTGATACAGCAG GCATACCTACAAGCACATCAAAAGGGCCaaaggcagcagcagtggtggctGACCTATCAGAGACGACCTTTAACACACCAGATGGAGACATCAT CGTTGGTGGAGAGATCCAGTCTTTAGCGTGGGACCCAACAGGAGAGAGGCTTGCCGTGCTTCTTAAAG GTGATCCACAGGCAGCAGACCGGTGTGCTATCATAGCCGTGTTTAAGACAAGAACCAACCCCATTTTTGAGCTTTTGCCATG TGGTTTTGTTCAAGGGGAGCCCGGCGCAGAGCCGAGACTGATGCAGTTCCACCCAAATTTCCAGCACGGAGCTCTGCTCAGTGTG TGTTGGTCCAGTGGAAGAATTACCCACGTGCCTTTCTACTTCCTGAGCGCTGACGTCCCCCATTTTGGTCTTGGTGGCAGTCCGTCACTGCCGCGCCCTCAAGCAAGGCCTACAGACTTTGCCAATCAGTCGCTCTTTACGGAGCTCATCTCTTGA